The genomic interval TCCACCCGGAAAATTACCCGCAACAATTACGTGGGCAATCCTTTTCCCGGTGAACTGAAGCGGCGCATCCTGGCTCTTTCCTTCGAGGTTACCAAACAGTTTATCGAGGATGACGAGGCTAATGGTATCGACGCCCAGGCCATTGTCAACTCCCTAAAAGATGCCGGTGTGATCTTGCAGGCTGACAACGACAATAAGGAGTTCCTGCGCGTGCCCATCGCCAAGCACTCCAACTTTTCGGGCACCGATATCCAAACAGTAGCCGGAACGGCCAACACAGTCGATGCTCCTGTCATATACAAAGATGTTGCCTGCCTGCGGTCGGCCGCCGAATACCGCCTGGCGGATCCTTTTGATCTTGCCGTCAACCAGACCCTCTCGCTCTCGGTTCATTTCGAGGATTCCTCGGTATTCCCGAGTGAGGAGAACTGGACAACTTCCGGCCAAGGCCTGCTCTACCTGCAAGCCAGCATTGTCGTTGCTGAAATGAAGCCCGAGAAGTAACCCCCACCCAACCGGCAGCGGCTCCTGGCCGTTGCCGGCTTTATTAATTGCTCAAACGCTTGCCTACATCATTATGAAAATAGTAAAGAATTTTATTCCTCCAACCGAGTCTACGCCTTTTAATCCGGCCAAATCGATTGACATTCCTGCCGGTGCCAGCGGCCACCTTTCGATGAATGGCATGGGCGGAGAAAGTTTCGGCGTCCGAAAAATACTGCCCTACAGCTCCCACATGGACAAGGTACTCGTTTCCGCTCGGCTAAATGAAGACCTGTACCTGTTCCGCGACCTGCAGCTTTCTGTAGTACACCGGCTGTTCCAGCGCATCGATGGTCTGCTTGCTCCGTTCATTATTCAGAAGAGTAACAGTCTGGTCTTTGAGCTGTCTAACACCCACAGCGCTGGCCAAACGGTCAACATCCAGCTCATCGGCTATGATCATTTCAGCATGGCAAAGCTACTTAGTATCTACCAGGACATTGGCAGCCCTATGCCTCAGCCGCGCTTTCTCTACGGGCAGGCTACCATAAATCCGGGCGCTGTCAATATTGACATGGGCGTCAAAGCGAAAAGCATTGACGTAGAAGCCCGCCGATTGGCCATGAGCAGCGACCGTCCGGGCGATATCACCGCCAGCCTGAAGATCTATAATACGACTATCCGCAATGAGGTTTATCTGGAGCAACTTAACGACGAGTTCGGCCAGTTCTATGCCAACGTCCCATTTATCATTGGCTCGAATATGCCGTTCCAGGTCTATGCCACTAATAAAGGTTCTTCCCAGGCAAACGTAAGTTTTCTGTGTGAAGCTTATGTGGTTGAAACATCCGACGCTAATCCACTGGAGGTATAGCCCCATGTGGAACAGCCTCATTCAATCGCTTTGCGAGCTTACCGGGAAAATAGATGCGCTGCTGGAGCAACTACAGGCTCCCTCTACATCCATTGGCATCGGCCCAGCCGGTCGCATTGGGACCTCCATATCACCCGTCCTCAAGCAGGGGACGAGTCCTGTAAAACTGGTAAATGGAAACCCCACGCGGCTGGGCGTCATCATCCATAACAGCAGTGACGGCGAATTTATGATCGCACTGGACGAGGCTCGCATCAATGGGCGGTATTACACCTTTAAGCTCAAACCCGGCGAAACCCTGCATATGGATGAGCGCCAGTTTAAAGAACTCTATAAAGGCGGGATGATGGGCCTGTGGGATGAAGACTCCGGAGCACTGGAAACATCCAAAGCTCTCGTAACCGAAATCTTCTGGTCCCAATAGCCCTATGAGCGAAATCACCGGCAAAGAGTTTAGCGAAGGATTTAAAATGCGGGTCGTCAGCGGCATGCTGGTCGACGGTTCCATCCAGGTGTCATGGGCGACCGGCAGGAAGGCCTCTTCCCAGATGGATTGGGGACTGGATCCAGATAACCTGGCTACCACTCCCGAGTACCACCGCGAGCCTTCGGAGATGGTGCGCTACCATACGCTCTATTTCCCAATTACATACCTTGATGCCCGGCACTACTTCCGGGTTCGATCCAAAACCGCAGGGGGACAGATCGGCCAATCCAGAATTTATTCTGTCATTACGCCCGATGATGTCCAGCAGGCTACCCAGTCTCCGATTGGCCAGGTCATCTTGGACCTACAACCCATCGAGGGCGAAGAAGGAAATCTACTTTGCACACCAATGACGGATACCCGAGCCGATCACCAGCCGGAAGCGACCTCGCAATCCATCACAAGTGGACTATCAACAGATAATAACCTGTCGGAGCTGACGGGAGCCACCAGCAGCAATGCCACCACCAACCCCATTACCATTATCTCTTGACCGTATGAATACCATCAATCAAACCCTCTCTATTGGTACCCCGAAATCTGGAATGGATCTGTTTTGTAACATTAGCATTGACGGGGAGCACCTGTTTCGAATGCACTGCGAGTCGTTCGTGGGCAACCTCCTGCGCGACGTCCACGGAATGATGCACGGCGGCAAAACCGACCGCCTGATTAGTCCTGGCGACGATTACGTGCAGGATGGGAAAATCACCTCTCTGCATATTGTCGATGGGGCGCTGGAAATATACAGTCAGTACTACCTGGAGTATATTTTCAATGGCATGCATGGCGTGAACCCCAACGGCGAAAAACCGGTGTGGGTACATATCTGGGGATGCAGCTCGGTCCCGCAGATCAATGGCACCTGGCAGGTTGAAGCTGCCTATGGCGACTATTATATCCGTCTGAAAGACGCGCCAACCAATTTCGATCCGGCAACTTATGTCGCCGACGAGGCGCAAGTCATTGCCAAGCACTATCATCCCATTACGACCACCGAAAGCTACTGTCCTCCTTTTCGTGTTATCCTACCGACCATCGGGCAAGGCAGCCGCCCCGTAAGCATATCTGATGTGGGCCTGCACAATCCCATCGACGCGCTGCTGGCTCGGGGAGCCCGATCTGTTTCCGGCGTCGTAACCGACCAGCAAAAAAGCGTCTTTACCGTGTCTGCTCCATTCACGAATGACTCTGGTGGTGACTTGGCCATTACCGAAATGGGCCTGATGACCCACATTAATGTCAACCGACACGAAATTAACACCATTGCCACCCTCTATGCCCGGGACGTGCTGCCGGCGGCCCTGAATCTGCCCAATGGCAAAACGTTGACCTTGGACTATGAGTGCCGGTTTGAGCTGGAAAACTTCAACCAGGATACCGACCTCAACGGTTCCAATGGCGGATTCACCGCTGAATTTGTGGGTGCTCTCCGGCGACAAGCGGTCGAAAACACCAACACCAACTGGCGGGACCTGATGTGTATCGCCGGTGGGGGCACCTCGATGACCTCTTTGGAGCGGCGGGCGTCAGAAGTAAACAAAGGCTGGCACATGGGACTCCGGTTGGGCCAAAGCAACAAATTTGTCTCGATGACGGACGCCGACCTGTCTCCGGACGCCACGCAAGAAACGCCCTACAGCCTCGGAGGCATCACTCATGGCAGCGGAGACGGGGAGCTCATCCATCACGGGATGATCATCGATGACCAGGTGACCATTGATGAGGCCAATAATGAGGCGTATTTCAATCTGGGGCGTGTGTTTGAAAATCGGGGCGCTACCGACATCACTATCAAAGAAGTTGGTATCTACGCCAACCGTGGAGACGATTATGACGAGTGGGTGCCAAAACTGGTAGCCCGCCGGGCCCTGGCACCTGCTGACCAGTTTACCATCATGGCCGGACAGATGCGAAAGGTCAACTACAAGATTAAGATGGTAGTCTAATGACCAGCTCTTTTTCGATATCGGCCGAGCTTACGTACGCACGGATTCGTGGCCTGATGGGATATTTCTCCGAAGCCTCCAAGCGATATGGCGTCCCCCTTGCCCTGTTGCTGGCGGTTGCTTCCCGCGAAAGTCGCATGGGGCTAGCTCTGTCAGCAGACGGAACCGGAGATCATGGTAACGGGATAGGCATCATGCAGATTGACCGGCGATATCATCCCGGATTTACGGGTCGCCATAGCCCACTGGATCACCAAGCCAATATTGATTATGGAGCCGAATACCTGGCAAAACTGCTCCGGGAGTTCAATGGAAATACCACCCGGGCCATAGCCTCCTATAATGCCGGCCCCAATAAAGTGCAGACCGCTATCTATGCTGGATTGCCCCCGGATTCCGTCACCACCGGCGGTGATTACAGCGAAGACGTGGTGGGGCGGAAACAGCTCATCGACCAGCTACTCGGCCTCTCCAAAGCAACCAGCATGTCAATTTATGTCCTTCCTATAGCCGCTATCGCCTTTGCAACTTATAACTATATGACTACCCAACTCCCATGAAAACCGAATCACATTATATCTACGACCAGTCCAATGAAGCACAAGGATTGGGACGGATGCCGTCGCGAGCCACAATGCTTCGCCCAGTCCTGGATGAACCTATGCCGCGCAACCGAGGCCGAGAAGTTAGACCACGAGTACGGCCACGACCTATCCCAAAACCAAAGCCTGTTCTTTTACCCCGGCCGGTTATTGACAAAAATCCAGTGCCTGCTCCTCCAAAACTAAATATCAACAACGTTAAGAAAACCTCTACTCAAAAGTCGCAGCCGACCTCCAAACCTAAACACACCAATAAACCTGTGAGCAATCAGCCCAATTCCAGCAACGATATCCTAGCAGGCACTTTTAGCATAGGTGGGGTACAGGTAACCAAAACCCATGCGGCTATGGCAACAGGTGGGATCGCAGGCGGCCTGCTTCTTTGGAAAATCCTCTTTTAATAACTCAAAACATTAAGGTGAAATAATATGGAAACCTCTTTTGTAAACGAACAACCATGTGGATGCACCGGCAACGGGCTTTCGGGTGGACCCAGTGTTAGCCAGTCCGGATGCGGCTGCAGCGGGGGACTGGGAGAAGACAAAGCCCCCGAAACGCAAAAAGATCTTATCAGTGAAGCCAAGAAATACATCAATGGCGAAATACCAACCAGCTACAAAGTGGCTGGCGGGATAGCGCTCATCCTCCTTCTCACCTTAGCCACAAGAGGAAACTAATATGAACAGTAACGATTATTTGGCCCTTCTCGACAGCTACGGCAATCACTTTTCGATCCCCGAGCTTGAAATTCAAGGTCCCGGCACCTTAAGTCGCATGGATACCGGTTTCTTGCGATCCTTTCTGACCTGGCGCAGCTGGCACGGGCTCCCCACCATGATTTCTTCTGCTTGGCGCAAAGGAGATCCAAAATCCCATGGCCGCGGCCTGGCCTTTGATGTGCTGCTATTTGACCGGTGGCTGTCCAGCCAACCGTCCGCCCTCCAGCACTGGCTGCTTGCCACAACCTGGGGATTCCGAGGTGTGGGCTTGTACTTTGATTGGAAATACACCAATAAGGAAGGCATCAGAGTACCGGCCATTGGCCTGCATGTGGACGGATGGTCCGGAAACGACCGGTCCCGGCGCCCACTGCGGTGGCTCCGAATTAACGGCCAGTATTATTACCAGTCGCTTACCAGTGGCCACTTTTATTGCAAATCGAACAAGCAATCCATTACGCTGGATGAAGCGATCAGGAGGTACGGGGCATGAGCAACTCAAAAACGAATGGCTTTTTTCACAAGTATAAGGAGCTGATTGTCACCACGATTATCTGCCTGTTTTTGACCGGCATTTACGATTCGATCAATAATCAGACTGCTGAAATAAAGAAGTGGTATGAGCTGATGATTGGCATCAATGAAAAAGTGAAAGTACAAGCTGACAACCTTCACCGGTTGGAAAAGAGCCTGGAAACCCATGTCCAGCAAACGGACGAACGCTTCGAAGATCATAACCAGCGAATTCGATCCATCGA from Fodinibius salinus carries:
- a CDS encoding transglycosylase SLT domain-containing protein, coding for MTSSFSISAELTYARIRGLMGYFSEASKRYGVPLALLLAVASRESRMGLALSADGTGDHGNGIGIMQIDRRYHPGFTGRHSPLDHQANIDYGAEYLAKLLREFNGNTTRAIASYNAGPNKVQTAIYAGLPPDSVTTGGDYSEDVVGRKQLIDQLLGLSKATSMSIYVLPIAAIAFATYNYMTTQLP